The Raphanus sativus cultivar WK10039 chromosome 2, ASM80110v3, whole genome shotgun sequence genome includes a region encoding these proteins:
- the LOC108841185 gene encoding uncharacterized protein LOC108841185, protein MTGMTMPLLCVYDREMLKLTKRDAATLTVDEMNGGGDEQLPQCLQALGGKEFVFQIRVTPFKFTPKHRTFTVNGISDHIEPKTFNTKEASIVGGESGEASASASTLVEGGGYDPNPTGGKVKDGSRKRPRE, encoded by the exons ATGACGGGAATGACAATGCCACTTTTGTGTGTTTACGATAGGGAGATGCTTAAACTCACTAAGAGAGATGCCGCAACTCTAACTGTCGATGAG ATGAATGGTGGTGGGGACGAGCAGCTCCCGCAGTGTCTACAAGCACTTGGCGGAAAAGAATTTGTGTTCCAGATCCGGGTTACCCCATTCAAATTCACCCCAAAACACCGCACTTTCACAGTTAATGGAATAAGTGACCACATCGAACCAAag ACTTTCAACACCAAAGAAGCTTCGATTGTTGGTGGAGAAAGTGGCGAAGCATCTGCTTCCGCCAGTACGTTGGTTGAAGGTGGAGGGTATGATCCAAATCCAACCGGTGGTAAGGTGAAGGATGGTAGCCGCAAACGTCCCCGTGAGTGA